The nucleotide sequence GCGGAACACATAAAAGGTGCTGCGGCCAGTTCCCTGAACGAGGCACGGCTCATAGCCGAAGAAATGGGGCGACCCTGTTACACCTATGCTCCGGTCTACCCCGGGACGGAGTTCAAGCGGCTCCTCTCGCTTTCCTCCCACATTACCTTTAATTCCGCTGGGCAGGTACGCCGCTTTTTGCCGGATCTCAAGGGGTACAATAAAGACACCTGGAACCGGGTATCCTGGGGTGTCCGGGTTAATCCCGACTGGTCCCCCGTGAAGACGGCCCTCTACAATCCTGCCTCGCCGGAGAGCCGCCTGGGTATGCCCCGGGAAGAGCTTGATGATCTGTTGTCCGATTTTTGTCCCGAAGGGTTACACGTTCATGCCCTCTGTGAGTCCAGTGCGCAGAACAGCGCAGGTCTTATTGAGGCTGTACAGGAGCGCTACGGCGATCTGTTCCCCCGCCTTTCCTGGCTCAACCTGGGGGGAGGCCACCTGCTTACCCGGAAAGGCTACGATCTGGAGCTTCTTGTCCGCAGTCTCCGGAAGCTGAAAAATGAGTTTCCGAACCTGACCGTCATCCTTGAACCGGGCAGCGCATTCGCCTGGGAGACCGGTTACCTGAAAGCAACTGTCCAGGACATTGTCCGCCGGGGAGGAGTAAGCACTGTGCTGCTGGATGTCTCCTTTACCGCCCATATGCCGGACTGCCTGGAGATGCCCTATCAACCCCGCATCCGGGGCGCCAGGATCGCGGAACCGGGAGATAAATCGTGCTGTCGTTACCGGATGGGGGGCAACAGCTGCCT is from Marispirochaeta sp. and encodes:
- the nspC gene encoding carboxynorspermidine decarboxylase, translated to MKPVDTSSAAVPSPSFVLDEALLLQNLDLISATARKADVEIIPALKGFALWRVFPLLAEHIKGAAASSLNEARLIAEEMGRPCYTYAPVYPGTEFKRLLSLSSHITFNSAGQVRRFLPDLKGYNKDTWNRVSWGVRVNPDWSPVKTALYNPASPESRLGMPREELDDLLSDFCPEGLHVHALCESSAQNSAGLIEAVQERYGDLFPRLSWLNLGGGHLLTRKGYDLELLVRSLRKLKNEFPNLTVILEPGSAFAWETGYLKATVQDIVRRGGVSTVLLDVSFTAHMPDCLEMPYQPRIRGARIAEPGDKSCCRYRMGGNSCLAGDVMGDWIFDEPLTVGDDIIFEDMIHYTMVKTNMFNGVAHPSIGIIRRDGSFELVREFGYGDYRNRLS